A segment of the Asterias amurensis chromosome 11, ASM3211899v1 genome:
cacttaggacgagtcccagccttgcCCTGTAACATGTAAACATTAAGCTGGATTGTCCATTgtcaagtttaaaggaacatgttgacTCTGATCGGtcgaaacacggtcggccattttgcaCGTGTTAGTtggcgacgtaaaaggaaaaacgtTCAATTtgaagtgatacttgtgtggatcattatattctacctttaaaaatatctatctaacactttgcatttcataacagacGGTTTCcatcgcttttcaaagaccaactcgactgataaAAGGTAAAGTGTTTCTTTAAGCCCTGCATTATGTACTGTTTTAAAATGGCTTGGATgacaaaagttaaaaacaagTATTTCTGAAGAATGAATTAACAGCCTTATTCACAAAACAGTTAACAATTCAGAGTTTGAGGGCTGGGCAGTTTGTAACTGTTTATTAGTGTGTTGTTGAGGGTGAACTTTTGATGCTGTATGCAAGATGTACTTGTAATTGAAGGAACGAAATGTTCACCTTCTAATTGTTGTATAAATCACAAATAAACTTTATACATTGTATTTGATTGTGTTCATTGCAAAAAGATAATTGTACAGTAGAAAATAAAACCATATTTTATATGAAAAGTGTAACCaatttgaaacatttgttttattacatgAGTGTCTCTGAGTatgttgaatatttttgtaACGCTATGTTACAAAGTATCAGTTTTAGCCAAATGAAAATTCCTGATTTTTTATAAAGTAGTTTTATGATAAGAAATGGAACAATAAatgacaggcctgatacttcatggagtcaacaaaggtgattgcctccatctCCCTGGACATTGCATTGGTgcacttgaaatgctccagtagaaatttacaattgacTCAAatggtgccttttaccaagaagaaaatgccttggtgcccttgcccttttgaaaaatgaagcatatacgcctgaaaaaataaaaataatcacgTCTTTAATTAAAAAAGCTGCTTGAACTTTATGTGTTAAAACCAATCACTCGCAATATTAACAAATCGAATTCAtgttaataaaattaataaaatgtgAGAAATcaaactgtaaacaaagaatatccccccccccccccacaactgGCCGCGGtccgcctcccccccccccgaccccaACAACTGGCCCCGCCCCCTACACCGTACAAACAAGATGGCGACACTGGGCAGAATTGTGACGGGTATTCTCCGCAAAGAAACGGCCCGAAATGTATGCAAAAATCAGGTAAAACTAGCATGATCTGTTGAATACTGTTGTTAAAATGTTAACGTACATATTCTGGTAGCAAGTAGTTAATGCCTGCCAAGGCAAACTGCTGtattttgtgatgttttttttttgtgtgaagtgAAATATTTCCGCCTATGTAATTtatcatacatacatgtacattgtaattgTATGCACTGTGTGCACAGAGTGTCGCTGATGACACTGACACACACTGACAGGCAGTCGATCGTGCATACTGTCGGCCGAGCGATCCCCTCCCCTCCCTTTGATGGCGGGCGGtggtgtaaatttgtttttaatgttgacaTATGTCTGTGAGTTGGACACTTAAAATTTGTGTTCTAAACCTGATTTCCAGACAAAATTACCACATAAAACAtagcaataaaaaaaagtagacAGTGAGTGGTCGCCATATGCAGTACACATTCAATTCAGACACCATAGGTCGCGCGCTCCTGGATTTGTGTGTGGCTCTGTGTGAGTGTGACTATATAAAGTTTAAATGGTTTAACCCAGCAGCTCAACTGAGAAATAAAAATTGGTATCACTCTCTATGCAGCAAATGATGTTCTCAATGGTTGTACAAGAAGACTGTTCACATTTTTCttatattataaataataagttATATTCCAATAACCCGGGACACGCTGATCGATTTTGTGCAGTGTGATAGGGGGTTGTTACAAGATCGATTATTGGTTCACCTTGTTGATGCCCAGATTGACGGAGGAAATATTACTCAAATCAGAATGATTGTCTTCCCAgattaaagtttacaaaataaagtttaactcaatgcaaacaacttttttttttttacttaaggGGGCCCTAGATACGGCCTTTTTAAAGTCTGCAAGGTTGTGAAAAGGAAATTAGTTTTTCGGTTTCTCATACGAAACGGTACGAAACTacaaattttaaatcaaaaatttaTGGAGGAAAAATAATTGTATTCTTCAAAAAAGAGAGACTACCTTATTTTTTATATGTTAAAGGGGATGTATTCATCTTTCTTTTTCTGCAAACAACAATTTCATACAGTAAAGGAATTAGGAGTTGTGACAAAAAAAGGAgtgtatccccccccccaaactttGTACGTTTGGACACAGTCGTCATACCtttttgcaaaatttgttaGCGTATTATTTAACATTGCTATGTAAATATGtacaatgttttgatcagtttaCCATTAttatgttttaacaaaattaaattgtttgattttataatgtttttggaaattgaaatataatgtttttagctgagtacatgtatgcacatcATGTTAGTTATCTTTCACGTTGGAAAGCATTCATTTTAAAGTTAAACTATCACTTTGGTCATGTTATTGTTAGTTTCAAATGtacagttaaagacagtggacactattggtaattgtcaaagactagtcttcacagttggtgtatctcaacatatgcataaaataacaaacctgtgaaaatttgagctcaatcggttgtcgaagttgcgagatagcaatgaaagaaaaaacacccttgtcacacaaagttgtgtgctttctgatgcttgattttgagacctcaaattctaaacttgaggtctcgaagtcaaattcgttgaaaataacttctttctcaaaaactacgtcacttcagagggagctgcttcacacattgttttataccatcaacctcgccCCTTtattcgtaatcaagaaaggttatgatgaaaattatttcgagttattaccaatagtgtccactgcctttaagtgtacaCTTGTAACCAATCTACACCTGAGTGTAGAAttgtaaaaataatctacactttcatcaattTAGAGCTTgagtcacagaaatagtttaaatgTAAGTAATCACCCTTTTGCGTCACTTCCATTGTGCTTTTTCATCAGCAGCTTCTAGCAAGGACCCAACAAGTTCGATGCAAGACTACCACCGAGACTGGTGCTCTTTTAGCCAAACCAACAACAATCAATCTGGGCTTGTCTAAGATTGTCCTGGTTACTGTTCCATTCCTGTACCTGGGGGCAACTATCAGCAAAGAAGGAGCTGCCTTCCTGGAAGAAAATGACATCTTTATCCCGGATGATGATGACGACTAAACTTTGAGAATTAGGTGaggagaaaaagaaaatcatcaGCAAAGGAACAGTACCTGTTTTAGTTTACAGCAATCTCGACACCCTATTTCAACTTCCTAGCTAAACATGGTTGTATATATAAAATCCTTCCATGCCTAAAATATTTGGTTTCATCAATCATTTGCAGTCTGTTCATCTGTAACAAGGAAGGAAAAACGGGCTTCGAAATTTGCTGCAGTTCCcattgcaaagttccaatacaaattaacattttcctcatagagtacCCCTTGAGGAAAATTGCCATGCCCCTTCatgagcgaagttcaaggcctggaaGAATGCCTTTTGGTGTTGGTCTCGGACTGTCTGGTCTTGGTCTCGGATTGTCAGTCTTGGTCTTAGTTTTGGACTTTGTCTTGGAGTGTCGGTCTTGGTCTTAGTCTAGGTCTGTGACGGCCTTGGTTTTGGTCTCGGACTGTCTGGTCTCCGTCTGTAGGTCTTCATCTTAGTTTTGAACTTGGTCTTGGGAGGGTCGGTCTTAGTTTTTGTCCTGTCGGTCTAAAGTCTAAGTTTTGGACTTGCTCGGAGTGTCACTATGGTCTTGGTCTCAGACAGCCTTGGACTGGGTCTCGGACTGTGTGGTCTTGGGACCTTTCACATAAAACTTTAAATAACACACTTTCACATAAAACTTTAAATAATATACTTTTCAAttaacttgttttatttttgtttgtttcatatCTTTCAGAACCTGCTTCAAATTTACCTGTTAATCATGCTCAACTGCTAGTACTACAAACACATTTCCTCCCTAATGGCAGTTCGACAGAGTTTGACATCACAGACATTCAGAGGTTTCAATCTTAAGCTGATCCTTGTCTACcgatttattttgtgtatagaCCACTTGCATATGATGTCACAAGCTCAAAACGcgcctcactgaggtcaaagaaagacctatcattggctgagaggtGTGCGTGGTGCGTACACGCTCGCACGTTTCCGTTGTTTGACCTCAGTCAAGGCGTCGTATGCAAGGGATCTAATAGAGTAGTTATATTTGAAGTATAGCAGGTCTCAGGTGATGGATAGATTTGTTGCATTGTATTGTGCAATTTAAATggtcagccgtcgatttcaccaaactcttcctaacataggattaatcttaggacttgggacaggacgagttcagttctgtATGCATTGACGTTAGGACGCACTGAACcaaccctaagttaggacgaatcactcgtcctaactcgagataggattaatcctagcgttttgtgaaatcagctgcaggtcTAGAAGTACATTATTTGACTTGGACTCCTTAGGCCGGATACTTCAGTCTTGAACAGggtttaaggtctgcatgctacagtgctgggttgggactcgtcctaaagtcctaagattagtcttaagttaggaagagttttgtgaaatcgacggctggtcccTGAGCTTTTTCACTTGTCCATACTGTTAAGTATTACTAACTGAG
Coding sequences within it:
- the LOC139944545 gene encoding essential MCU regulator, mitochondrial-like isoform X1, which codes for MATLGRIVTGILRKETARNVCKNQQLLARTQQVRCKTTTETGALLAKPTTINLGLSKIVLVTVPFLYLGATISKEGAAFLEENDIFIPDDDDD
- the LOC139944545 gene encoding essential MCU regulator, mitochondrial-like isoform X2; translation: MATLGRIVTGILRKETARNVCKNQLLARTQQVRCKTTTETGALLAKPTTINLGLSKIVLVTVPFLYLGATISKEGAAFLEENDIFIPDDDDD